The genomic segment CGTCACAGCTCAAAGCTCCATGCTCTTCAGCTAGCGCCAGCGCATCTTCCACCTCGACGCCAAGATACCGTACCGTGCTGCCGATATTGGTGTTGTCAGCGGCACCGGACTTGAGGTGAGCAATCCAGGCGTTTAGCCTCAGGAAATGGCCAAGAACCCGTTTCGCTACTTTAAAACCTCGCCTGAGATCATCCAGCTTGGCGTGATGATGTATGTCAGATTCCCGCTGTCTCTGCGCAATGTCGAAGACCTCCTGCATGAGCGTGGGATCGACATCTGCCACGCAAGCGTCCGGCTTTGGGTCGACCGCTTCGGTACTTACTTCGCCCATGAGATCCGCAAGCGCCGGTCGGAATCGATGCGGCGAAGCCCGCAATGGCGATGGCACCTGGACGAGGTATTCGTCAAAATCAGAGGCGAGCGACACTACCTCTGGCGCGCGGTGGATCACGAGGGCGAAGTCCTTGAATCGTATGTGACGAAGAAGCGTGACAAGGCTGCGGCGTTGAAATTCCTCAAGAAAGCAATGAAGCGATACGGTAAACCGCATATAGTCGTAACGGACAAATGTCCCTCCTATCGGGCGGCAATGAAGATGATTGGAAATGAGACGCGCCAGGAAACGGGCAGGCATTTGAACAACCGTGCCGAGAATTCGCACTTACCGTTCCGAAGGCGAGAACGGGCGATGTCCCGATTTCGGCGTATGCGAAGTCTGCAGAAGTTCGTCTCAGTTCATTCGTCAGTGTACAATCACTTCAACTTCGAAAGGCACATCAACACAAGAATCCGGTTCAAGCAGAAACGCGACGTCGCGCTTCGCGAGTGGCGCGACCTTCTCGTCGCTTAGGACCTGCTGGTCCGCGAATTACGGAGACTGGTTCGAGTTACTCTGACAGCACCAGGAAGAAAGCAAAAATGAGCGAACTCGTGGTCCAGAACAGGCTTTTACCGAAATGGGCCACTCCGTAAATGCGCTGAAGAGAGGGTGTCAGAGGAGGTTTTGAGTCCACCATGCCTACGCTTCCGGTTTGCAAACCTCAAGCGATAACAGCCATGTTTGTCAGTGGGATGAAGAAGCATGCTGCCAATGGAAGAATTGCTGCGCCAATGGTCGCGGAATCCGGCCCGACCTGCGCCGCCACGATGGCCGGCGCGGGATGGGCCATGCCGCGCCTCACGCGTCGCCCTCGCTCTTCAGGATCGATCGCGCAGGCGTCGGCAAGTTTGCGCGCTAGCGCGATCGGAAGCCTGCCGCCCAGGATCACGGCCTCAACGTCACAAGAATATTGAAGAAGGTGGGCAAGGAGTGTGAAAGCAGGCGCGCGCGCTGCAGTCCACTCTTCCACGCCGGGCCAGTCCGGATCGAAATCGGCCGCCAGCGCCTTAACCGATGGGGCGTCAACGCCTTGGGCCGAGAGCGTCTCACGCAGAGTTTCCAAGTTTGGAGGCTCTGTGCCGGCATGTTTCAAAAGGGCGGCAAACTCGCCCGCATTCCCGAAGGCGCCACGCCATAATTGCCCGTTCAGGACGAGTGCGCCGCCAAAACCTGCAGCGACACTGACATAGGCATAGCTTCCATAGTTCTGACCGCTTCCCAGAACGCCTTCACCGACCGCCGATGCGTTCGCGATATTCTCGATCAGGACCGGCGTTCCCAGAGTGCGTTCTGCTACTTCTCGCAGGTCAATCAGGGCCCAGTCATCGAGCTCGCTGGCTGGATTAACCTGTCCGGACGCACCGGTGAAGAAGCCGGCAATGGCAATACAGCCGCCGATCAGGCGGTGTTCATCGCGCCCGGCCTGTTTCAGCTGAGTGTCCAGAAATGCTTTTAGTTTCAGCAGTATGGCTTCACGCGGCATGCCGGGGAGACTGAGGTCGATGTCGGCCACAATCTGGCCTTTGAGGTCCATCAGAACTGCGCGCGCCGTGTCTGTCATAACGGACAGACCAAACGAAAATGCAGACGTGTCCTGCAACTCAATCAGATTGCTCGGTTGACCGCGCCCCTCTTTGACCGGGTCCCCGAGGACGGCGTAGCCCTTGGTGACCAGATCCTGTGTGGAGCGGAATACGGCCGTGCCGGAAAGGCCGGTTTCCTTGATGATGGCGGACCGCGTCATCGACCCAAAACGCCGGATGAGACTAAGAATGTATCGCTCTCGCTGAGTCAGCCGAAGCGCCGCGCGTTCGGCAAAAGCGAACTCGTCATCAGTATGGAAGGATGCTGGCACGGATATCTCCTGTGGGGGGGCAGCCAACTCAGGTTTCGCAGCCTTTTATGTCATATTAATTTCATGCACAATGTAATTTATTAATGTTACCCGCAATTTCGATGCTTGTTCCATTTCGGACGAGCTTGCGAACATGAGGGGAAATCATGAGCACTCAGAAATCACTGCGCCTTGCCTCCGCAAGCGTTGTTGCAATTCTCGGCGGAATGGCGCTTTACGCGCCGGCCCGGGCTCAGACCACAGAAACCGATGACGGCGACCTGGTTCAGGAAACAGTCCTTGTAACCGGGTATGCGGCCGCAAACCGCGACTCGATTGAAGCCAAGAGAGACTCCGATCTCGTGATTGATGCCATCAGTCAGGACGACATCGGCCTGTTGCCCGACCTGACCATTTCCGATGTCGCGCGCCGCATTCCGGGCGTGACCACAGTCTCTGTCGATGGCGTAGCGGGCACGCGGTCGGTCAATTCCGAGCAGAATGTCGTTATTCGTGGTCTGAGCCCGGACTTCAATCTTACCACGTTTGACGGCGTACCGATCGCATCGACGAGCGAAAACAGCCGGGCGGCGAACCTCTCCATCTTCCCGCCAACAGTCGTGCGCCGGATTGAGGCGACGAAAACGCTGACGTCCGATCTTAATCCGCACGGGCTGTCCGGGCAGTTGAACCTGGTCACGACCAGCGCTTTCGATCGCGATGAGGCGTTTTTCTCATCACGGTTCTCGATGGGCCGGGATTCGACCGCAGACAAAGGCCCGTCCGACGGTGGTAACGACCTTCGCGGCAGTGCCGTTTACTCTACAGCCTTCGGCGACAATGATCAGTTCGGCATTGTGGCTTCCGGCTCGTATGAGCAGTTCTATTATTCGTCCTATGACAATCGCGCCGGCGGTGCGACGGACACCTATCTATTTTATTCCGACGACACGACAAGCGACGACCGTGAAGACTTCTTTGAAGGTTCCGTTGGTTATCCGGCGGCGCGCCAAAACCAACTCTATGTCTTCGACGGCGAAAAAGAGCGCGCATCCGGTGTGTTGAAACTGGAATACGCACCCCACGGTACTACCTACGCCTCATTGTTCCTGGGCGTTTTCTATCAGAATGAAGAAGAAACGCGCTATGAGTATCAGGAGATCGGCGATCCGAAATCACGGCCTCTCGACCAGACCCCAGCGTCTGGAACCTGGGCCCGGGGACAGGTCGATCGCGGTTACGTTTACCAGCCGGAAGAAAGTCTGACTACTGTCGTTACGGGGAAATTCCAACACGATTTCGGCGGCCATCGCGAGCTTGATCTGGTTGGGTCTTTCTCGCACGCCGATGTCGACGTTATCCGCAACATGTCGAAATTTCAGGCCGGGTATTCCGCCGATACGGCCTTCTCCTACGAGTTCGTCCGCGGCCGCCCGCAGATTGATTTTGCCAATCCGGATGTCGTGAATGATCTGACGCGATACGAAAACAATTATATTCGCGAGCGTAGCCAGGACATCGAGCAAGATCTATTCTATCTGTCTGCCGCATATGCTGACAATTTCGAAGCTGGCAGCCAGGGGTTCGGTTATCGCGTCGGAGCAAGCTTTACCGACAGTAGCCAGGATTTCGATCGCGGGTACATAGAAGGCGACGTGTTCGACGCAAACGGCGACCTTGTCACCATGGACAATTATGTGCTCGATAATACCCGGACTGGAAATGATCGCGACGTCATATTTTACTTTATCGATGACCAAAAACTGCGCGCCGATTGGTTGGCGCAAGGGCAGACGATCACCAATGACCGTTCGGACAATGCGGTCCGAGACGACTATTCCCTGAGCGAACAGATCATGGCCGCTTATGGTCAGCTTTCCTGGCGTACAGAGCGCATGAGCATACTGGCCGGCTTTCGCTACGACCGTACGGAGGCGGATGTTTCACTGTACGCGCGGGATGACCGCTTGGACGACGACCCGGACGATGCTGCGCAATATGTGCCGCTATCGCGGTCCACTGACTACGATTTCCTGTTGCCCTCGATCATCGGGAGTTTCGACCTGACGGACAACGCCGTGCTGCGGGTGGGTTACAGTCGCACGATTGGCCGCCCCACCTACGGTCAGATCTCTCAGCAGGAGCGATATGGGGACCCGGATCTCAATATCGGCGTGATCAGCGTTTCCCGCGGAAATCCCGATCTGAAGCCGCTTGTGTCAGACAATTTCGATCTGTCAGGCGAGTATTATTTCGACAGCAATCAGAGCATGGTTTCGCTCGCCGCCTTCTATAAGGAAGTGTCGGACCTGATTTACAAGCAAAAGGTCATCGACCCGAATTTCGTTTATGAGGGCAATACACTGAAGGCAACGATTTCTCAACCGATCAACGCGACCGACGCGTCAATTTACGGTCTCGAGTTCAGCGTCAGAAAGGACTTTTCCGACACGCTGCCGGCACCGCTTGATGGGCTCGTGCTGGATGCAAATATCACCTGGATTGGAAGCGAATTCGCCTTCATCAATTCGGAAGGTGACGAACGCGATCCAGGTGGTTGGGAAGATCAGCCCGAACTTCTGGCGAATGTTCAGCTCTCGTACGAAAAAGGACCATTTGGCGCCAAGATTGGGTACAATTACGTCGGCTCGTTCCTCTCATCCATTCTCGCGGATGAAGGCGATATCTACGACATGTATCGCGATCCTCGTGACGTTTGGGATACGCAGGTCCGGTACAATCTGACCGACAGTCTGCGTCTGGTGGCAGAGATTCAGAACCTTACGGAAGAGGGCGTCGACTTTACCCGGGACATTCCGGGCTACGGCGAGCTCTACGGCGCCAGCGTGGAACGCGGCCGGACAGTCTGGCTGGGTTTCAGCTGGACCCCGGGTCTCTGATACAGAACTTGAATGTCGTCAGCTCTGTCTGATGAGGTTGTAAATCTCAAAGCGCACGGTCATGCCTGTTTCCTGTGGCCGTGCGCGTCCTTTTTTGAGTTTTGGATGGTCTCAATGCGGTTCCTGCTTTTTATGATTTGTTTTTTTGTTTCAACGGCGTGTGCGAGCACCGAGAATGCGCCACCCGACCCGGCTGCCGCGCTTATTCGTTCGCTTCGTCAATCAGATGGCCGCGTAATGGTTGCGGCACATCGCGGTTGCTGGTCCGGTTCGGATGCGCCGGAGAACTCACTTGCAGCGCTCGATGCCTGTATCGAAATCGGCGTTGATATCATGGAGATTGATCTCCGTCTGACCGTTGATGACCAATTGGTGCTCTCCCACGACGCTTCGCTGGGGCGCATGACAGGTGTCGACATATCGATCGAAGACCATACCCTTGCGGATCTGCAGGACCTGCCATTGAGAGCGCGCGACGGCGGCGACGAACAACGCGTCACGTCTGAGACCCCTCTCAGTTTCGCTGAGGCGTTGGAGCACGCGGACCGGCGGATACTGTTTATTCTCGACATTAAAGGTCCACACCCCGATCAGGTGGCCGCGCGGGCGGCAGAAATGCTTTTGGCGCGCGGCGATTGCGACATTGCCATGTTTGCCTATGTCGCGTCTCCTCAGGAAATGAAATCAGAGTTTGATCCGCTTCTCAACTGTGCGGGGTTCCTGCCAAATCTGCGCGTGCCCATGGGCGTTATGAGCGATGTTGCGGTGAGCTATAAAGACTTGAACCCGGTCGCTGTCGCCGTCAGGTTTGACGACTGGGCATATCTCTATGAGGGCGCGGACGAGGTGCATGATCTGCCGGCCCGGCTCTGGGTGAACACGCTCAGTGATTATCACGCTGGCGGGCTGACCGACGCCGATGCGCTTTCAGATCCGGACGCACTTTGGGGGCGCCTGATTGACGCTGGCGTGAACATGATTCAGACAGATGAGCCTGCCGCGCTGATTACCTATCTGAATTCACGCAAAGTGCTCGACCTGCCGGAAAGTAGTCCTAGATGACATGTCGATTTGTGCTGTGTTCCGTGGTGTTCGTCATGTCAGCGTGTGCCGGCGTTTCGTCAGATTTGCAGACCTTGCCGCCGGAACCACCAGAAGTGTTTCTTCTCATGGGGCAGTCGAACATGTCGGGCCGAGGACACTTGGAAGACCTGCCGGATGGCAGGCTGGCCCCAACCCCGAATATTCAGGCCTACGGCAATGACGGCATGCTGCGGATGGCAGCTGCGCCCGTGGATTCTGCTCTCAATCAGATAGATCAGGTGTCCGCAGACCGGAGCGCCGGAGTCGATCCGGGGCTTGCTTTTGCGCATGAAATACTCCGTGAGCATCCATTTCGGAACATCATCCTTGTCCCGTGCGCCAAAGGCGGGTCTGCCATTTCAGAATGGGCGCGCAGCTTGTCGCGCGACACGTTGTATGGATCGTGCCTGGCCCGCGCGATTGAAGCGTCTGAGTACGGCGCGGTCTCCGGCATTCTTTGGTATCAGGGCGAAAGCGATACAGACCGGTTTGAAGACGCCGCCGCTTGGTCGGACCGTTTCCGGACCATCGTTGCAGACCTGCGGACCGATCTTGCAGACAATGACCTGCCTTTCGTAATGATCTCGATCGGTGACCGGCCGGAAAAAGGACGGTTCGCGGAGCGCTTTCCGGCCTGGGGGGCTCTTCAGACGGCACAGGATGCGTTTCAGGCGGACACTGTGATCGTCGTGCCCGCAGCAGGCTTGGGCCGCAATGACGACCAGCTTCACCTTTCCACAGATGGGCTTTTAGAACTCGGGCAACGAATTGCTGATGCTTGGCTGCAAGAACAATGAGCCAGCCGGCATTGTCAGAGGGGCATTGTCAAAGGAACCGGGCTTGAGGTGAGCATATCTGGCGTTTAGCCTTGGAAAATGACCAAGAACCCGTTCCGCTACTTCAAAACCTCGCCAGAGATCATCCAGCTTGCGGTGATGCTGTATGTTCGTTTCCCGCTGTCGCTGCGCAATGTTGAAGATCTGCTCCATGAACGCGGTATCGATATCTGCCACGAAACGGTCCGTCACTGGGTAGATCGTTTCGGCACTTACTTCGCGCACAAAATCCGGAAGCGCCGCTCGGAAAGAATGAGGCAGTCACCGCAATGGCAGTGGCATTTGGACGAAGTCTTTGTGAAGATCCGTGGGAAGACTCACTACCTGTGGCGCGCAGTTGATCACGAAGGTGAGGTTTTGGAGTCCTTCGTGACGAAGACCCACGACAAGGCTTCCGCATTGAAATTCCTAAGGAAAGCCATGAAGCGGTATGGCAATCCACATGTCGTGGTGACTGACAAGTGCCCATCGTATCGAGCCGCGATGAAAGTGATTGGGAACGCGGGCCGCCAGGAAACAGGGCGTCATCTCAACAATCGGGCTGAGAACTCTCACTTGCCATTCAGAAGGCGAGAGCGGGCGATGTCTCGATTCCGGCGCATGCGAAGTTTGCAGAAATTCGCTTCAATCCATTCGTCTGTGTACAATCACTTCAATCATCAAAGGAATATCGAGAGCAGGGCCAGGTTCAAATCGCTACGTGACGCCGCTCTTCTCGAATGGCGCGAGTTAGCCGCTGCCTGAGACCTGCTCGTCCGCGAAAACGGAGACTGGTTCGAATTTGTCTCCCCCCCCGTGACAGCACCCATTGCGTGTAGGCGAGCGACGAGAAACAACCGGCATTACATCATCTTAAACCGATTTCCTCTGACAATGCCTGTCAAAGTCATGGCGTGCCAGATCTCATACTTGTCTCACGTGGCGTCGCAATTCTGTCACCGGAGATGACTACGCGTGCGCTCGTACTGACGGTTTGTTCTGTCATGTGAGTTGAGGGCAACACGGGCGATGAGTACCGATCAGGTTTTGCTGAAGAGTTCGGGGCTGTCTCTCGCGGCAGGGGCGCCAAAGCACAGGCAGGATGCCACCCACACGACAGGCGGCGCCGGTCAATTCAAAACCCGAAGGCACATGTTTGCGCTCCAGTCACTTTTGAAGGAGCATGGCGAAGCATTGAAAATTGCGCTCATGAAGCGCTTCCGCGCGCCTCCACCAGATCCTGACGATGCGATCCAGAGTGCGATATTGAAGTTTCTGGAAATCGAGCGGTCGGGAAGCGTACGCAATGTACGAGCCTTTCTTTACGCGCTTTCGCGCAACCTGATGCTGGACGAACTTCGCAAGATGAAAGTCCGCGCGAGTTACCGGGATCAGGAGGTTTTGGATTCTGAAGGCGTTGACGCGTTTGAACCGTCGACGCCGGAATCGGTCATGCTTCATCGCGAGCGGTACATATTGCTCAACCGGGCGATTGCGAGCCTGGATGCAGAGGCCCGTCAACTTGTGGTGCTCAGCCGGATCGAGAACCTATCATACGCCGAGATATCCAAGCGGACCGGACGGTCTCCGGCTTATATCAGCCGGAGTATCCAGAAGTCGCTGAAAATCCTGTCTGAATTTCTGACAAGAAACGGTTTGGGGGACGATTGACCATTTCTGCATCATACAAAGATGAAGCTCTTGAGTGGTTCGCAATTCGCCTGAGCGGCGAGATTGATGAAACACAAAGTGCAGAATTGCGAGCCTGGCAGAGCCAGTCGGAACTGCACCGGCGTGCCTATGAGGAACTGGTGCGGCTCTGGGGCGATCTGGATTGGGACGAAACGCTTAATCAGGAAGCCATGGATGACATTGTGACTTTCGCGCCGGCGTCGGAGAAGCCTGTACGGCGCTTTGTGCCAGCAATGTCACTCGTTGGGGGATTGCTGGCAGCGTGCGTCGCGTTGACGGCCCTGTTCGTTTCATATGGCTCAACCGTAACGCATCCTGTTTCGACACTGAGCCCGATCCCGCCGGAGACTGTTTATCAAACAGCAATCGGTGAAGTTCGTAACGTTACGCTGGACGATGGCTCTGAAGTCACGCTGGCCGGCCAGTCGCAGCTGGTCATCAAGCAGATGGATGACAAGCGATTGGTCGAGCTCCGAAAGGGGGATGGCTATTTCAAGATCAGCCGCGATGCGTCCCGGCCCTTTGAGGTTGAAACGGATCAGCTAAAGGTGATCGTTCTTGGTACGGAATTCGAGATCAACTCAAAGCCGGATCACGGCGAGGTCAGCGTCGCAAAGGGGGTTGTGGAAGTGACTAGCCTCGATCTGGCCCGGAAGGTTCAGATTTCGGTTGGTGAGCGAGCTGTGGTGGGCTGGCGCGGTGAAATCGAGACATCGGATTTCGACGTGTCCCGCATCGCCAACTGGCGCGACAATAGACTGAGCTTCGTCAACACTTCACTCCAGGAACTGATTTCTGAAACGAACCAGTATTACCCTGAGGGAATCTATCTGGGGTCGAGGGATATCTCTGAGCTGAAAGTCACGGCGTCCTTCCGGACGGATCAGGTCGAAACGGCAGTGTCCGGCATCGCGCGAAGTCTTGGCTTGTCCGTCATCAGGACGGAAGCGGGCGCACTGGTCCTGCTGGAGCAAGACGCGGGAAAATAAGAAGGTTTCGTGAAATCCCCACTCGGCCTGAAATGGCCTCCCGGGTCGCACGTCTAGTTTTCATGAGGCCGTTGGGCACGGGGTTCCAACGGCCAAGCATGCCCGGCCCCGGGCTTGGTTCCAACTTGGATATGATCATGAAAAAGACGACCTTCAGCTTTCGACACCTTCTGTTCTGCTCGGCAGCCGGCCTCATTCTTTCGAATTCTGCACTGGCCGACGAGGAGACCTTCAGCAAAGCGGATATCCGGATCCCGTCCCAGTCTCTTGAAACGGCGATCAACGACCTTTCGGTGCAGACGGGGGCTGTTATCGTTGTTCCCGGGGCGCTCACCGACGGAATTCGCAGTGGCACAGTTTCGGGTGTCATGACCCCCATCGAGGCGTTGTCGAAATTGTTGCAAGGGACCCAGCTCACTTACGCAATTGATGAGCAAGGAGCGATCATCATATCAAAGGTTGAGGTTCGTGGCGCAACCGGTGGTGCTGCGAGCCTTGAAACAAGTGCCGGTGACTCTGAGACGGATGTTGCCGTACTTGGCACGATCACGGTGACCGGCACGCGTCTGGATCCTCTGAACCAGCTTCAGAAAGGTGCCACGGATTCTCTGACGGGTCTGTCATTGTCCCTTCTGGAAACGCCGCGGGCGGCCAGCCGTGTAAGCGAGATCACGATTGACCGCTATGGCATGGAAGATGTCGACGATCTGCTCTCTGCCGTTCCGGGGACGTTCACCGCAAGTTTTTTTGGCGTGCCGGGCAACCTGAATGTACGGGGTACACTGGCGGATACCTATTTTCAGGGGTTCAAGCGGATTGAGAACCGCGGAAACTATTCTTCCAACCTCAGTGCCGCTTCCTATGTCGAGGTTCTTCGCGGTCCGGCATCTCCGATTTACGGTCCCGGGAAAGTCGGAGGTCTACTGAACTTCATACCGAAAACGGCTCGCGGAGAAGACAAGGAATATGTCGAAACAATTGGTGGGTCCGTATCTGCAACGGTCGGTTCCTATGACAAGAAGCTGGTGTCGGGCGAAGTTTACATTCCAGCCGGCAAGGGCGGGTTCTCCTTGTTCGGCGAGTACGAAGACTCCGGATCTTACTATAACAATGTCGATCCCCAGCATAAAAACCTCCAGGGTACATATGTTGGTGATCTGACCGAAAATTGGTCGGTCGAGCTCAATGCGATGTATTTCCAGGAGTCTGGACGCATCCAGACCCCGGGCTGGAACAGGGTCACCCAGGAACTCATAGACAACGGCACTTATATTACCGGATGGGACACGGATATCCAGGACACAGATGGCGACGGTTATCTCAGCTACGAAGAGATCGATGCTGTCGTCGGAGCCAATTATGGCACCTCGAATATCCGGCAGATTGCCGAATATTATGGTTCAAATCGCCCCGAATTTGCGCTGGATGAAGGTGTCGGTACGACTAAGCTGGACGGAAGCAATATTCTCGCCGCCAAGGGGGACTATAACGACACGGACACTTTTACGGCGTATGCCGGGCTTGAGCGAACCATTGGCGAAACAGGGACGCTGCGCTTCCAGGCTTTCATCGACAAAATGGAAAACCAGCGCTTCAACAGCTTTGGTTTTGCTGCAGACTATGAAGCCCAGGCGGAAGAAGCGCGTGCCAGCTACGCGTTCAAAACCGACTTCGGCTCAGTTATCACCACTGACAATGTCGTGGGGGTAGGCTATCGCCACCACGACGCGAAACAATATGAAACCTTCCTGTCGGGTTATATTGCGTCCGACCGCCGCGATCTGTCCGTGGGTTCGCAGGCGAATGATCGCATTATGGCCGTTCGCTTCGATGAGGCCGGAAAGCCTGTCTGGGACAGCCGCTACGATATGGAATGGTCATCCAGGTCGGTATTTGCAGTGTCGGACATGAAGATTTTCGACAGACTGGCGCTTCTGGTCGGCTGGCGATATGACGACTATGATGCAAACGCGATCAATACGGGGCAGACCGTGTTTGGTATCGCGAACAAGCTCGTCAAGGACTCGGATGGAGTTCAGAGCTGGTCCGCGGCCCTGCGCTATGAAACGCCCTTCGGTATTACGCCTTACATCACCTATGCAGATTCCCGTTCGTTGGAGTCGACCCAGACAGGCGGTATCAGCACAGGGACGATTGCCGCCAATCTCTTCATCTCTCCGTCAGAGCTGAAAGAGGCTGGTGCCAAGTTTTCGGTGCTCAACGGCAACCTGTTCGGTGGCGTGGCCTATTACGAACAATTCCGTCGACAAGCCGATCAGTTCGGAAATGTTGACGGGACGACTGCCAAAGGCGTCGAACTTGAGGTTCACTGGCTGGCATCTGACAATCTCTCATTTGCAGGTTCGGTGACTGATCAGGAAACGCGTGTCGATGCGCCCGGAGCCGGAAAGGGGGAATACTTGCAGGTTCGTCCCGACCAGTTCGGGGTCGACAATGTTCTCGGATATGGTGGTACGTTTGCCTTCAACAATGCGGGACACGTACCTGAACTTGCAGACGGCTACACCCTGACGACCATCCCGGATCGGGTGGCCAGTCTCTACGGGACCTATACGACGAACAGGTTCCGTCTGGCCGATTTGTCTTCTCAGGCTGGCGTCACACTTGGGGCAACTTATGTTTCCGAGACGGGGGGCATCCTGCCGAATGACATCGTTCTGCCGTCATACACATTGGCCAATGGTGCGGCCTTCCTGGACCTGGGGAATTTCACCATCTCCGCGAACGTCGACAATATTTTTGACGAACGTTACTTCACGCCGGCCGCTGAAGTTTACAAGGAAGTCGCGGTCATGCCGGGCCTTCCGAGGACTTACAAGATGACGATCAAGTATCGTTTCTAGCGATTGCATACAGCGGCTGACGGCGGTTGCGTCGTCAGCCGCTTCTTCTCCTTGCATTGGGCGACGTACACATGAACGACAAATCATCGACACCGAAATCCGGGACTCTTACACGCCGCGATGCGCTTCGCCGCGTCACAGGTGCTGCGGG from the uncultured Hyphomonas sp. genome contains:
- a CDS encoding TonB-dependent receptor, coding for MASRVARLVFMRPLGTGFQRPSMPGPGLGSNLDMIMKKTTFSFRHLLFCSAAGLILSNSALADEETFSKADIRIPSQSLETAINDLSVQTGAVIVVPGALTDGIRSGTVSGVMTPIEALSKLLQGTQLTYAIDEQGAIIISKVEVRGATGGAASLETSAGDSETDVAVLGTITVTGTRLDPLNQLQKGATDSLTGLSLSLLETPRAASRVSEITIDRYGMEDVDDLLSAVPGTFTASFFGVPGNLNVRGTLADTYFQGFKRIENRGNYSSNLSAASYVEVLRGPASPIYGPGKVGGLLNFIPKTARGEDKEYVETIGGSVSATVGSYDKKLVSGEVYIPAGKGGFSLFGEYEDSGSYYNNVDPQHKNLQGTYVGDLTENWSVELNAMYFQESGRIQTPGWNRVTQELIDNGTYITGWDTDIQDTDGDGYLSYEEIDAVVGANYGTSNIRQIAEYYGSNRPEFALDEGVGTTKLDGSNILAAKGDYNDTDTFTAYAGLERTIGETGTLRFQAFIDKMENQRFNSFGFAADYEAQAEEARASYAFKTDFGSVITTDNVVGVGYRHHDAKQYETFLSGYIASDRRDLSVGSQANDRIMAVRFDEAGKPVWDSRYDMEWSSRSVFAVSDMKIFDRLALLVGWRYDDYDANAINTGQTVFGIANKLVKDSDGVQSWSAALRYETPFGITPYITYADSRSLESTQTGGISTGTIAANLFISPSELKEAGAKFSVLNGNLFGGVAYYEQFRRQADQFGNVDGTTAKGVELEVHWLASDNLSFAGSVTDQETRVDAPGAGKGEYLQVRPDQFGVDNVLGYGGTFAFNNAGHVPELADGYTLTTIPDRVASLYGTYTTNRFRLADLSSQAGVTLGATYVSETGGILPNDIVLPSYTLANGAAFLDLGNFTISANVDNIFDERYFTPAAEVYKEVAVMPGLPRTYKMTIKYRF